One genomic window of Xanthobacter dioxanivorans includes the following:
- a CDS encoding outer membrane protein, with product MKRFLVGAAACAALVAGSISGPAAAADLARAPVAKAPVAIPVPVFSWTGFYIGGNAGYDWGSGQDALAVAGVDPKGWLAGGQVGYNYQFSNNIVAGVEADVQGGDISGGTPAVSSTLDVFGTVRARLGYAFGRVLPYVTGGLAWGNNSIDFAGLGQSQTLTGWTAGAGIEYALTDHWTAKTEYLYTDFGSKFYDSLGANAGATSQTARVGFNYKF from the coding sequence ATGAAGCGGTTTCTCGTCGGTGCAGCAGCTTGTGCGGCCCTGGTGGCCGGTTCCATCTCGGGTCCCGCCGCCGCCGCCGATCTCGCCCGCGCACCCGTCGCCAAGGCGCCCGTGGCCATCCCGGTCCCGGTCTTTTCGTGGACGGGGTTCTATATCGGCGGCAATGCCGGGTACGACTGGGGTTCGGGCCAGGACGCGCTGGCCGTCGCGGGCGTCGATCCCAAGGGCTGGCTCGCCGGCGGCCAAGTCGGCTACAACTACCAGTTCAGCAACAACATCGTCGCCGGCGTGGAGGCGGACGTCCAGGGCGGGGACATCAGCGGCGGCACGCCCGCGGTGTCCAGCACGCTCGACGTGTTCGGCACCGTGCGCGCCCGGCTCGGCTATGCGTTCGGGCGGGTGCTCCCCTACGTCACCGGCGGCTTGGCCTGGGGCAACAATTCCATTGATTTCGCCGGGCTCGGCCAGTCCCAGACCCTGACCGGCTGGACCGCCGGCGCGGGCATCGAATATGCCCTGACCGACCACTGGACCGCCAAGACCGAGTACCTCTACACCGACTTCGGCTCCAAGTTCTACGACAGCCTCGGCGCCAATGCCGGCGCCACCTCGCAGACGGCGCGGGTCGGCTTCAACTACAAGTTCTGA
- the panD gene encoding aspartate 1-decarboxylase yields the protein MRKIVAGKLHGITVTGAELNYHGSITLDPDHCEEAGILPLEFVEIWNRNSGARISTYVILGERGSRCCILNGAAARTCQPGDQVIICNSVYVTEGEIVTLRPRVLTFDAENRIASRLTYEVTRDTSGRYHFAVRDEAGTAQPVPLRAAPGHAG from the coding sequence ATGCGCAAGATCGTCGCCGGCAAGCTGCACGGCATCACCGTGACCGGGGCCGAGCTGAATTATCACGGCTCCATCACCCTCGACCCCGACCATTGCGAGGAGGCCGGGATCCTGCCGCTCGAATTCGTCGAGATCTGGAACCGCAATTCCGGCGCCCGCATCTCCACTTACGTGATTCTCGGCGAGCGCGGCTCACGCTGCTGCATCCTCAACGGCGCCGCGGCGCGCACCTGCCAGCCAGGCGACCAGGTGATCATCTGCAATTCGGTCTACGTGACCGAAGGCGAGATCGTGACGCTGCGCCCGCGGGTGCTCACCTTCGATGCGGAAAACCGCATCGCCTCCCGCCTCACCTACGAAGTGACGCGGGACACGAGCGGGCGCTATCACTTCGCCGTGCGCGACGAGGCTGGCACGGCCCAGCCGGTGCCGCTGCGGGCTGCGCCCGGCCACGCCGGATAG
- a CDS encoding efflux RND transporter periplasmic adaptor subunit yields the protein MPHVACPKVFSYLAMALALALPLATAGEAAAQGAAPPPPVVTVANPTPKTVTDREEYVGRFVAVDEVNVRARVSGYLDKIGFTDGQIVKEGDLLFTIDQRPFKIAVDQAQANLAQARANLDFAKADLERARTLLEDRTSNAISKQTFDQRTQAERTAAAIVQSQEAQVRSAQLDLAFTEVRAPVTGQIGDRRVSVGNYVTGGTAGSPTLLAVIVSTDPIRFEFTIDEASLLRIARRKGSAEIKGDPVSLKLLDDKDFVHQGRLDFLNNVIDRETGTIRGRAVFDNKNGLFRPGMFARIRLQSSDPYQALAVPDVAIGTEQVNKFVYVVGPENKVAQKVVTLGPLVDDLRVIRSGLSADDKVVVNGLMRVRPGVTVNPQMAEAKPATAAAAPPAPAK from the coding sequence ATGCCCCACGTCGCGTGCCCAAAAGTATTCAGCTACCTTGCGATGGCGCTCGCTTTGGCGCTGCCGCTGGCCACGGCCGGCGAGGCTGCCGCCCAGGGCGCCGCTCCGCCGCCTCCCGTTGTGACGGTGGCCAATCCGACCCCCAAGACCGTCACCGACCGCGAGGAATACGTGGGCCGCTTCGTCGCCGTCGACGAGGTGAACGTGCGCGCCCGCGTCTCGGGCTATCTCGACAAGATCGGCTTCACCGACGGGCAGATCGTGAAGGAGGGCGACCTGCTCTTCACCATCGACCAGCGCCCGTTCAAGATCGCGGTCGACCAGGCGCAGGCCAATCTCGCCCAGGCGCGCGCCAACCTCGATTTCGCCAAGGCGGACCTGGAGCGCGCGCGCACGCTGCTGGAGGACCGCACCTCCAACGCCATCTCCAAGCAGACCTTCGACCAGCGCACCCAGGCCGAGCGGACGGCCGCGGCCATCGTGCAGTCGCAGGAGGCGCAGGTGCGCTCCGCCCAGCTCGACCTCGCCTTCACCGAGGTGCGGGCGCCGGTCACCGGCCAGATCGGCGACCGCCGGGTGTCGGTGGGCAACTACGTCACTGGCGGCACGGCCGGCTCGCCGACGCTTCTGGCCGTCATCGTCTCCACCGACCCCATCCGTTTCGAGTTCACCATCGACGAGGCCTCGCTGCTGCGCATCGCGCGCCGCAAGGGCAGCGCCGAGATCAAGGGTGACCCGGTGTCGCTGAAGCTGCTGGACGACAAGGACTTCGTCCACCAGGGCAGGCTCGACTTTCTGAACAACGTGATCGACCGCGAGACCGGCACCATCCGCGGGCGCGCCGTGTTCGACAACAAGAACGGCTTGTTCCGCCCCGGCATGTTCGCCCGCATCCGCCTGCAGTCCTCCGATCCCTACCAGGCGCTTGCCGTGCCGGACGTGGCCATCGGCACGGAGCAGGTGAACAAGTTCGTCTACGTGGTGGGCCCCGAAAACAAGGTGGCGCAGAAGGTCGTCACCCTCGGCCCGCTGGTGGACGATTTGCGGGTCATCCGCAGCGGCCTCTCCGCCGACGACAAGGTGGTCGTGAACGGCCTCATGCGCGTGCGGCCGGGGGTCACCGTCAACCCGCAGATGGCGGAGGCCAAGCCCGCCACAGCCGCCGCCGCCCCGCCCGCCCCGGCGAAGTGA
- the moaD gene encoding molybdopterin converting factor subunit 1: protein MRVLYFAWLRERVGLAEEDVAPPPEVSTVADLARWLAGRDEAHAHAFENPAVVRAALDRRHVKPDTPLGGAREIAFFPPMTGG, encoded by the coding sequence GTGAGGGTGCTCTATTTCGCCTGGCTGCGCGAGCGGGTCGGGCTCGCCGAGGAAGACGTGGCGCCGCCGCCGGAAGTCTCGACCGTCGCCGACCTCGCCCGCTGGCTCGCGGGCCGCGACGAGGCCCACGCTCATGCCTTCGAGAACCCGGCCGTCGTGCGCGCCGCCCTCGACCGGCGCCACGTGAAGCCGGACACCCCCCTGGGCGGCGCGCGGGAGATCGCCTTCTTCCCCCCCATGACCGGAGGCTGA
- the uvrC gene encoding excinuclease ABC subunit UvrC: MTGRRPIDPPEIALAKADPALPPEAEDAEDMDEEGLVLLDTQDAPLPGEESLASGRAAIVRAAKHAPAGPGVYRMIAADGTVLYVGKAKSIRKRVLSYTRPVGHTNRIARMIAATASMEFVSTRSEPEALLLEANLVKQLKPRFNVLLRDDKSFPYILITADHAAPQIAKHRGARNRPGDYYGPFASVWAVDRTINALERAFLLRSCSDSYYENRSRPCLLFQIKRCAGPCTGEVSQEDYAELVREARAFLSGRSRAIKEELAREMDAASQDLEFERAARLRDRLAALSAVQGSQGINPRGVEEADVFACHQQGGATCIEVFFFRTGQNWGNRAYYPRADRSLSEAEVLGAFLAQFYEDKPCPRLVLLSHKVEDQALLAEALSEKTGHRIEIAVPQRGEKRDLVEHALQNAREALARTLAETATQARLLEGVATAFGLARPPRRIEVYDNSHIMGTNAVGGMIVAGPEGFRKSQYRKFNIKSADLVPGDDFGMMREVLRRRFSRLLKEAPREGAAGPDGVDAEAASEQAALPPEVDSPSPQPSPARGEEVPPPAPQLLPLPLRERGGVRGEGLPEGLLSGDEIPAPASRADRDSSQADPPDEPEALPDAAEASPWPDLVLIDGGLGQLNVARQVLDELCITDVPLVGIAKGLDREAGREQFFLPGRAPFRMEPRDPVLYFIQRLRDEAHRFAIGSHRARRKKDITEAGLQAIVGVGPTRKRALLRHFGTLKAIERASLADLEQVAGINAGTAKAVYDYFHERPTS, encoded by the coding sequence ATGACCGGCAGACGCCCCATCGACCCGCCCGAAATCGCCCTCGCCAAGGCCGACCCCGCTCTCCCGCCGGAAGCGGAGGACGCGGAGGACATGGACGAGGAGGGCCTGGTCCTCCTCGACACGCAGGACGCGCCGCTCCCCGGCGAGGAGAGCCTCGCTTCCGGCCGCGCGGCCATCGTGCGCGCGGCGAAGCACGCACCCGCCGGTCCCGGCGTCTACCGCATGATCGCGGCGGACGGCACGGTCCTCTATGTGGGCAAGGCGAAGAGCATCCGGAAGCGGGTGCTCAGCTATACCCGCCCGGTGGGCCACACCAACCGCATCGCCCGGATGATCGCCGCCACCGCGTCCATGGAATTCGTCTCCACCCGCAGCGAGCCGGAAGCGTTGCTGCTGGAGGCCAACCTGGTCAAGCAGCTGAAGCCGCGCTTCAACGTGCTGCTGCGCGACGACAAGTCCTTCCCCTACATCCTCATCACCGCCGACCATGCCGCGCCGCAGATCGCCAAGCACCGCGGCGCCCGCAACCGGCCCGGCGACTATTACGGCCCGTTCGCCAGCGTGTGGGCGGTGGACCGCACCATCAACGCGCTGGAGCGCGCCTTCCTGCTGCGCTCCTGCTCCGACAGCTATTACGAGAACCGCTCCCGGCCCTGCCTGCTGTTCCAGATCAAGCGCTGCGCCGGCCCCTGCACCGGCGAGGTGAGCCAGGAGGATTATGCCGAGCTGGTGCGCGAGGCCCGCGCCTTCCTCTCCGGCCGCTCGCGCGCCATCAAGGAGGAGCTGGCGCGGGAGATGGACGCGGCCTCGCAGGACCTGGAGTTCGAGCGCGCCGCCCGCCTGCGCGACCGCCTCGCCGCGCTCTCGGCGGTGCAGGGCTCGCAGGGCATCAATCCGCGCGGGGTCGAGGAGGCGGACGTGTTCGCCTGCCACCAGCAGGGCGGCGCCACCTGCATCGAGGTGTTCTTCTTCCGCACTGGCCAGAACTGGGGCAACCGCGCCTATTATCCACGCGCCGACCGCTCCCTGAGCGAGGCCGAGGTGCTGGGCGCCTTCCTCGCGCAGTTCTACGAGGACAAGCCCTGCCCGCGCCTCGTCCTGCTCTCCCACAAGGTGGAGGATCAGGCGCTGCTGGCCGAGGCGCTGTCGGAGAAGACCGGCCACCGCATCGAGATCGCCGTGCCCCAGCGCGGCGAGAAGCGCGACCTCGTCGAGCACGCGCTCCAGAACGCCCGCGAGGCGCTCGCCCGCACCTTGGCCGAGACCGCCACCCAGGCCAGGCTTCTGGAGGGGGTCGCGACCGCCTTCGGGCTGGCCCGGCCGCCCCGGCGGATCGAGGTCTACGACAATTCCCACATCATGGGCACCAATGCGGTGGGCGGCATGATCGTGGCGGGGCCGGAGGGGTTCCGCAAATCCCAGTACCGCAAGTTCAACATCAAGTCGGCGGACCTCGTGCCCGGCGACGATTTCGGCATGATGCGCGAGGTGCTTCGCCGCCGCTTCTCCCGGCTGCTCAAGGAAGCGCCGCGGGAGGGGGCGGCCGGGCCGGACGGCGTGGATGCCGAGGCAGCATCGGAGCAGGCGGCGCTCCCGCCAGAGGTTGATTCCCCCTCACCCCAGCCCTCTCCCGCAAGGGGAGAGGAAGTCCCACCGCCGGCGCCACAGCTTCTCCCTCTCCCCTTGCGGGAGAGGGGCGGGGTGAGGGGTGAAGGCCTCCCCGAGGGCCTCCTCTCGGGCGACGAGATCCCCGCCCCCGCCTCCCGTGCGGATCGGGACAGCAGCCAAGCCGATCCCCCGGACGAACCCGAGGCCCTCCCCGACGCCGCCGAGGCCTCCCCCTGGCCCGACCTCGTCCTCATCGACGGCGGCCTCGGCCAGCTGAACGTGGCGCGGCAGGTGCTGGACGAGCTTTGCATCACCGACGTGCCGCTGGTGGGCATCGCCAAGGGCCTCGATCGCGAGGCCGGGCGCGAGCAGTTCTTCCTGCCCGGCCGCGCGCCCTTCCGCATGGAACCGCGCGATCCGGTGCTCTATTTCATCCAGCGCCTGCGCGACGAGGCCCACCGCTTCGCCATCGGTTCCCACCGGGCGCGGCGCAAGAAGGACATCACGGAAGCCGGGCTGCAGGCGATCGTGGGGGTCGGACCCACCCGCAAGCGGGCTCTGCTGCGCCATTTCGGCACGCTGAAGGCCATCGAGCGGGCCTCGCTGGCGGACCTCGAGCAGGTGGCCGGCATCAATGCCGGCACCGCCAAGGCGGTGTATGATTACTTCCATGAACGGCCCACATCGTGA
- a CDS encoding outer membrane protein, giving the protein MLKRALLGATALVLLAGSASAADLSTRYPVKAAPIPVPMFSWTGFYIGGNVGWGWASNTYDYTAFGSPFTYSYDLGGSNGFFGGGQVGYNYQFANNVVLGAEADLEWADIGSSAVLVGGPAGGILASQNVDYFGTIRARLGYAMDRFLPYITGGAAWAKMNYSDPFGISYDTTKWGWTVGAGVEYAITNNWTVKAEYLYLNFDNTSNTLVNGDQLSVGTNLSTAKLGVNYKF; this is encoded by the coding sequence ATGTTGAAGCGTGCACTTCTCGGGGCCACAGCCCTGGTTCTTCTGGCCGGCTCCGCGTCGGCGGCCGACCTGTCGACCCGCTATCCCGTGAAGGCGGCGCCGATTCCTGTGCCGATGTTCTCCTGGACCGGCTTCTATATCGGCGGCAACGTGGGCTGGGGCTGGGCGAGCAACACCTACGACTACACGGCGTTTGGTTCGCCCTTCACCTATTCCTATGACCTCGGCGGCTCCAACGGCTTCTTCGGCGGCGGCCAGGTCGGCTACAACTATCAGTTCGCCAACAACGTGGTGCTCGGCGCCGAGGCGGATCTGGAGTGGGCGGACATCGGATCGAGCGCGGTCCTCGTCGGTGGCCCGGCGGGCGGCATTCTCGCCTCCCAGAACGTCGACTATTTCGGCACCATCCGCGCCCGCCTCGGCTACGCGATGGACCGCTTCCTGCCGTACATCACCGGCGGCGCCGCCTGGGCCAAGATGAACTATTCCGACCCGTTCGGCATCAGCTACGACACCACCAAGTGGGGCTGGACCGTGGGTGCGGGCGTGGAATACGCCATCACCAACAACTGGACCGTCAAGGCTGAGTATCTCTATCTCAACTTCGACAATACCAGCAACACCCTCGTCAACGGCGACCAGCTGTCGGTGGGCACCAATCTCAGCACCGCGAAGCTGGGCGTGAACTACAAGTTCTGA
- the murJ gene encoding murein biosynthesis integral membrane protein MurJ: MFRNILSVGGLTLVSRLAGFIRDVVMAAVLGAGPVADAFLVAFRLPNHFRAIFAEGAFNAAFVPTYARLREQGGVADARAFADEILTAMMLVHAVLLALALGFTPQFVGLLAPGLADDPERFGLAVTLTRITFPYLALISVATLVSGALNASDRFAMAAAAPILMNVCMVGTLLGAALFPTAGHAAAWGVLISGVAQLFAVGLDAERHGIGLRFGRPKLDPGTRQFLKALGPAVIGSAGVQIALFADTIIATFLPAGALSALYYADRINQLPIGVVGIAVGTVLLPEMARRLAAKDDAGAAEAQARSIELAALLAIPFVAAALTVPDLTMRALFARGAFTNADAAAAAATLQAYGVGLLAFVVVRAFIAPFHARGDTRTPMIASLSAVALNVALKFALMGSLAQVGLALATAVGGWINVGLLIVFAVRRGFPVGDAPLGGHLRRLGMVLVLVAAVLYATSSGLQLLLPQGFPAREEVMLAGVVAVGGAVYAAAVVLLLGRSFLAGVMGRAKPVQTG, from the coding sequence ATGTTCCGCAACATCCTCTCCGTCGGCGGGCTGACGCTCGTCTCCCGCCTCGCCGGCTTCATCCGGGACGTGGTGATGGCGGCCGTGCTGGGGGCGGGGCCGGTGGCGGATGCCTTCCTCGTCGCCTTCCGGTTGCCGAATCACTTCCGCGCCATCTTCGCCGAGGGCGCCTTCAACGCCGCCTTCGTGCCCACCTATGCCCGGCTGCGGGAACAGGGAGGTGTCGCGGACGCGCGGGCGTTCGCCGACGAGATCCTCACCGCCATGATGCTGGTGCACGCGGTGCTGCTCGCCCTGGCGCTGGGCTTCACGCCGCAGTTCGTCGGGCTGCTCGCGCCCGGGCTGGCGGACGATCCGGAACGCTTCGGCCTCGCGGTGACGCTCACGCGCATCACCTTCCCCTATCTGGCGCTCATCTCGGTGGCGACGCTGGTGTCCGGCGCGCTCAACGCTTCCGACCGCTTCGCCATGGCGGCGGCGGCGCCGATCCTGATGAATGTCTGCATGGTGGGCACGCTGCTGGGCGCCGCGCTGTTTCCCACCGCCGGCCATGCGGCCGCGTGGGGGGTGCTGATCTCCGGCGTCGCGCAGCTCTTCGCCGTCGGGCTCGACGCGGAGCGCCACGGCATCGGCCTGCGATTCGGCCGGCCGAAGCTGGATCCCGGCACGCGGCAGTTCCTGAAAGCCCTCGGCCCGGCGGTGATCGGATCGGCCGGGGTGCAGATCGCGCTGTTCGCCGACACCATCATCGCCACCTTCCTGCCGGCCGGGGCGCTGTCCGCGCTTTATTACGCGGACCGGATCAACCAGCTGCCCATCGGCGTGGTCGGCATCGCCGTCGGCACGGTGCTGCTGCCGGAGATGGCGCGCCGGCTGGCGGCGAAGGACGATGCCGGAGCCGCCGAGGCGCAGGCGCGCTCCATCGAGCTCGCCGCGCTCCTCGCCATCCCCTTCGTCGCCGCCGCCCTCACGGTGCCGGACCTCACCATGCGGGCGCTGTTCGCCCGCGGCGCCTTCACCAATGCCGACGCGGCGGCGGCGGCGGCGACGCTGCAGGCCTACGGGGTGGGGCTGCTCGCCTTCGTGGTGGTGCGGGCCTTCATCGCGCCGTTCCATGCGCGCGGCGATACCCGCACGCCCATGATCGCCTCGCTCAGCGCGGTGGCGCTCAATGTGGCGCTCAAGTTCGCCCTCATGGGCAGCCTCGCCCAGGTGGGCCTTGCCCTCGCCACCGCCGTGGGCGGCTGGATCAATGTGGGACTGCTCATCGTCTTCGCCGTCCGGCGCGGCTTTCCCGTCGGGGACGCGCCGCTCGGCGGACATCTCCGGCGCCTGGGCATGGTTCTCGTTCTGGTCGCCGCGGTCCTGTACGCCACCTCGTCCGGGTTGCAGCTGCTGCTGCCGCAGGGCTTTCCCGCTCGCGAGGAAGTGATGCTCGCCGGCGTCGTGGCGGTGGGCGGGGCGGTGTACGCGGCGGCGGTGGTGCTGCTTCTCGGCCGGTCGTTCCTGGCCGGTGTCATGGGACGGGCGAAACCCGTCCAAACCGGTTGA
- a CDS encoding DegT/DnrJ/EryC1/StrS family aminotransferase — translation MTSPATAQTAPIAFIDLAAQRARIGSRIDEAVLRVLASCRFINGPEVTAFEEKLAAFAGAKYAVSCSSGTDALALLLMAWGVKPGEAVFCPAFTFCATAEVVPYLGATPVFVDVKEDTFNMDPESLELAIQVAIAQGLEPRVVIPVDLFGQPADYDAILPIAEKYGLKVLCDTAQGFGGTWNNKRTGSIGDATATSFFPAKPLGAYGDGGAILTDDAELVAVLKSLREHGQGVDKYQNVRIGMTARLDTVQAAVLLEKLAIFEEEIAARERIALRYNALLRDVATVPVVDPRASSVWAQYTIRLAPGVRDGLADKLKAEGIPTAVYYRLPMHLQPAYRHYPAAGAILPVCEALAEEVISLPIHAYLDEATQDRIVDAVKRALAA, via the coding sequence ATGACCTCTCCCGCGACGGCCCAGACGGCCCCCATCGCCTTCATCGACCTTGCCGCCCAGCGCGCGCGCATCGGCAGCCGCATCGACGAGGCGGTGCTGCGCGTGCTCGCCTCCTGCCGCTTCATCAACGGGCCGGAGGTGACCGCCTTCGAGGAGAAGCTCGCCGCCTTTGCCGGGGCGAAATATGCCGTCTCCTGCTCCAGCGGCACGGACGCGCTGGCGCTGCTGCTCATGGCGTGGGGCGTGAAGCCCGGCGAGGCGGTGTTCTGTCCCGCCTTCACCTTCTGCGCCACCGCCGAGGTGGTGCCCTATCTGGGCGCGACGCCGGTGTTCGTGGACGTGAAGGAAGACACCTTCAACATGGACCCGGAAAGCCTGGAGCTCGCCATCCAGGTGGCCATCGCGCAGGGGCTGGAGCCGCGCGTGGTGATCCCGGTGGACCTGTTCGGCCAGCCGGCCGACTACGACGCGATCCTGCCCATCGCCGAGAAATACGGGCTCAAGGTGCTGTGCGACACGGCGCAGGGCTTCGGCGGCACCTGGAACAACAAGCGCACCGGTTCCATCGGCGATGCCACCGCCACCTCCTTCTTCCCGGCCAAGCCGCTGGGCGCCTATGGCGACGGCGGCGCCATCCTCACCGACGACGCGGAGCTGGTGGCGGTGCTCAAGAGCCTGCGCGAGCACGGCCAGGGCGTGGACAAGTACCAGAACGTGCGCATCGGCATGACCGCCCGCCTGGATACGGTGCAGGCGGCGGTGCTGCTGGAGAAGCTCGCCATCTTCGAGGAGGAGATCGCCGCCCGCGAGCGCATCGCCCTGCGCTACAACGCGCTCCTGCGCGACGTGGCGACGGTGCCGGTGGTGGATCCGCGCGCCTCCTCGGTCTGGGCGCAATACACCATCCGCCTCGCCCCCGGCGTGCGCGACGGTCTCGCCGACAAGCTGAAGGCGGAGGGCATTCCCACGGCGGTCTACTACCGCCTGCCCATGCACCTGCAGCCTGCCTATCGGCACTATCCCGCCGCCGGCGCCATTCTGCCGGTGTGCGAGGCGCTGGCGGAGGAGGTCATCTCCCTGCCCATCCACGCCTATCTCGACGAGGCGACGCAGGACCGCATCGTCGACGCGGTGAAGCGGGCCCTGGCGGCCTGA
- the pgsA gene encoding CDP-diacylglycerol--glycerol-3-phosphate 3-phosphatidyltransferase translates to MAEAATRSSPSSAPGQGRRSHALSLPNLLTYARCVAVPLVAACLFWSDILAGGLWLRWVALALYVAAAITDFFDGYLARVWSQQSAIGRMLDPIADKLLVSTCLLMLASDGTIRGWSLWAAIVILCREILVSGLREFLAELRVSVPVSRLAKWKTTMQLVAVGVLITGQAGEAVLPGVNLIGLILLWISAVLTLYTGYDYFSAGARHLVEDEP, encoded by the coding sequence ATGGCCGAGGCAGCGACCCGTTCTTCCCCTTCTTCGGCCCCCGGCCAGGGCCGGCGCAGCCATGCGCTCTCCTTGCCGAACCTGCTCACCTACGCCCGCTGCGTGGCCGTGCCGCTGGTGGCCGCCTGCCTGTTCTGGTCGGATATCCTGGCCGGCGGGCTGTGGCTGCGCTGGGTGGCGCTCGCCCTCTACGTGGCCGCCGCCATCACCGACTTCTTCGATGGCTACCTCGCCCGCGTCTGGTCGCAGCAATCGGCCATCGGGCGGATGCTGGACCCCATCGCCGACAAGCTGCTGGTGTCCACCTGCCTTTTGATGCTCGCCTCCGACGGCACCATCCGCGGCTGGTCCCTGTGGGCCGCCATCGTCATCCTGTGCCGCGAGATCCTGGTCTCCGGCCTGCGCGAGTTCCTCGCCGAGCTGCGCGTCTCGGTACCGGTGTCGCGCCTGGCCAAATGGAAGACGACCATGCAGCTCGTCGCCGTGGGCGTGCTCATCACCGGACAGGCGGGCGAGGCGGTGCTGCCGGGGGTGAACCTCATCGGCCTCATCCTGCTGTGGATCTCCGCCGTGCTCACGCTCTATACGGGCTACGATTATTTCAGCGCCGGCGCCCGGCACCTGGTGGAGGACGAGCCGTGA
- a CDS encoding outer membrane protein produces MRLRLLASTAVLAGLAAGLGLAAPAAAADLSGRYAPVAYAQPAPVFTWTGFYLGANVGYGWGSSGFDSPAGAVGGLQAGYNFQFASPFVLGVETDFNLSGISGGTFGLDYFGTVRARAGYAFDRVLVYGTGGFAYGQGSLDFFGLSSSATQTGWTLGAGAEFALDRNWSARAEYLYVDLGSATFPTLTGPVTTGLDANILRAGVNFRF; encoded by the coding sequence ATGCGTTTGCGTCTGCTCGCTTCCACCGCTGTCCTGGCCGGGCTCGCGGCCGGGCTCGGGCTCGCCGCCCCAGCGGCCGCGGCCGACCTGTCGGGCCGCTACGCCCCCGTCGCCTATGCGCAGCCGGCGCCGGTGTTCACCTGGACCGGCTTCTATCTGGGCGCCAATGTCGGCTATGGCTGGGGCTCGTCGGGCTTCGACAGCCCCGCCGGCGCCGTGGGCGGCCTGCAGGCGGGCTATAACTTCCAGTTCGCCAGCCCCTTCGTGCTGGGCGTCGAGACCGACTTCAACCTCTCCGGCATCTCCGGCGGCACCTTCGGCCTCGACTATTTCGGCACGGTGCGGGCCCGCGCCGGCTATGCCTTCGACCGCGTGCTGGTTTACGGCACCGGCGGCTTTGCCTACGGCCAGGGCAGCCTCGATTTCTTCGGCCTGTCCTCCAGCGCCACCCAGACGGGCTGGACTCTCGGCGCCGGCGCGGAGTTCGCCCTCGATCGGAACTGGAGCGCGAGGGCTGAATATCTTTACGTAGATCTTGGCAGCGCAACCTTTCCGACCCTCACCGGGCCCGTTACTACCGGCCTTGATGCCAATATTCTGCGGGCAGGCGTCAATTTTCGCTTCTGA
- a CDS encoding Gfo/Idh/MocA family protein — protein sequence MTGQATRRMQAGPVRIGVTGIGIMGSNHARVLSGLPDAELVAVADPDQEQAQRVASFLGCKAVGDHHALLDLGLDAVVVAAPTHLHHPIALDVIAAGCSVLVEKPVASTTEEGREIIAAAREKGVTLMVGHVERFNPAVRAVKDAIRGENLLSIAITRVGPFPPRMSNVGVVIDLAVHDIDLIRWFTESDIVEVQPQTSAALAEREDIALLQFRTASGVLAHINTNWLTPFKARTVHVATSKKYVIGDLLTRQVTEHFDYRPDGSYSTRHLPVAYAEPLRAELENFLSAVRAGRPPEVTGEEGVASLEIAMSCLPGASAAQTARRRAVG from the coding sequence ATGACGGGTCAAGCGACGAGGCGGATGCAGGCCGGGCCGGTGCGCATCGGCGTCACCGGCATCGGCATCATGGGCTCCAACCACGCCCGCGTTCTCTCCGGGCTGCCCGACGCCGAACTGGTGGCCGTCGCGGACCCCGACCAGGAGCAGGCCCAGCGGGTCGCCAGCTTTCTCGGCTGCAAGGCGGTGGGCGACCACCACGCGCTCCTCGACCTCGGCCTCGACGCGGTGGTGGTGGCGGCACCCACCCACCTGCACCACCCCATCGCCCTCGACGTGATCGCCGCCGGCTGCTCGGTGCTGGTGGAGAAGCCGGTGGCCTCCACCACAGAGGAAGGGCGTGAGATCATCGCCGCCGCCCGGGAAAAGGGCGTGACCTTGATGGTCGGCCACGTGGAGCGCTTCAATCCGGCGGTCCGCGCCGTGAAGGATGCGATCCGCGGCGAGAACCTCCTGTCCATCGCCATCACCCGCGTCGGCCCCTTCCCGCCACGCATGTCCAATGTGGGCGTGGTCATCGACCTCGCCGTGCACGACATCGACCTCATCCGCTGGTTCACCGAATCGGACATCGTGGAAGTGCAGCCGCAGACCTCGGCGGCGCTGGCCGAGCGCGAGGACATCGCGCTGCTCCAGTTCCGCACCGCCTCCGGCGTGCTCGCCCACATCAACACCAACTGGCTCACCCCCTTCAAGGCGCGCACGGTGCACGTGGCGACCTCGAAGAAGTACGTCATCGGCGACCTGCTCACCCGCCAGGTGACCGAGCATTTCGACTACCGGCCGGACGGGTCCTATTCCACCCGTCACCTGCCGGTGGCCTATGCCGAGCCGCTGCGGGCGGAGCTCGAAAACTTCCTCTCCGCCGTGCGCGCCGGCCGCCCGCCGGAAGTCACCGGCGAGGAGGGGGTGGCGAGCCTCGAGATCGCCATGTCGTGCCTGCCCGGGGCCAGCGCCGCGCAAACCGCCAGGCGCCGCGCCGTCGGCTGA